Below is a window of Anaeromicrobium sediminis DNA.
TGAAAGTATATTAAATAGTATTTGTTTTATCTTATCCTCATCCATAAACACTTCTACCTTAGGTAATATGTTCATAATGATTTTTAAGTTCTTCTTTGCGTATTGAGGTTTAAAAGTGTCAATTACTTTTTCAAGTGTATTGGATAGACTAAAATGAGTTTTATTTAAATTCAAGTTACCTTGTTCTAATCGAGCCAGATCTTGTAAGTGATTTACTAGCTTTTTTAAGCGTAATATTTCCTCATGACAACTTTGGAGTCTTTCTGGTGTTGGTTCCCATATTCCATCCATAAGAGCTTCCACATGGGTTTGCAATGTTGTAAGGGGCGTTCGAATTTCATGAGCCATATCCGATGTTAATCTCTTTCTAAGTTTTTCTTGGTCCTGTAGAGTTTGAGCCAAATAATTTATTGATTTTGAAAGCTCATCAATTTCTCTAGCATTGCTATTCACTTCCGAACGTATTTTTAGGTTTCCATTTCTCATTTCATTGGCTATTCTTGTAATTTTCCCTAATGGTCTTGTCAATTCTTTTGACATGATTAAACTTATGATAAATCCAAATATGAATGTGATTATAACAGAAATTAAAAAGGATTGATTCAATGTATTTTTAAATCCAATGTCCCTTTCATTGAGATTTGATGTACCAAAATAGCCAATTATAATTGTCCCTATATTCTCTCCATTTTTCATTATGGGAAAACTCTCTTCCTTATAGGAGGTCAATGTTGAATTGGACTGTCTATTCATCATATGTTTCATCATAGAACCCATCATTTTTTTATGAACAAGATGACTTTGGCCAGATGAAAAGACCACATTTCCATAGGTATCATTAATCTGTATATATAAATCCTCCAAAACTGCGTACCTTTGAATTTGACTATCATGTATTTTTTTAAAGGGATTCTTAGGATTATACAATTCTTCTACTAAACTTTTCACCTTATCAATCTTTTTTTCGTGCTCCTCTAATAGGTATTTGTCAAACTTTTTATCTATCATATAATTAGAAATAATACTTGTAATCAAAATAGAAATAGATACTGTAAGTAAAAAACTAAGGGCAAATCTCTTTCCTAAGGATGTTTTCATTTTTTATCTCCAAATTTATAACCTACCCCATATACTGTTTGAATATAGGTTGGTTTCTTTTTATTGTCTTCTATTTTATGACGAATATTTTTTATGTGAGTATCAATTATCCTATCAAATCCATCATATTCTAGACCAAAAGCCTTTCTTAGGAGCTGATCTCTTGTAAAAACTTGCCCTGGATTTGATAAAAACACATTTAGGAGTTTAAACTCATTAGGAGTTAAATTAACTAATTTGCCCTTTTTCTTTACCTCAAATCTCTTTATGTTAACTTCCAAATCTCCATCATTAAAAGTCAAATAATCTGCTAAGGGACTATTTTCTCTGTATGCCCTTCTCATAAGAGCTCTTACCCTTCCTACTAACTCTCTAGGACTGAAAGGTTTTGTCAAATAATCATCTGCTCCAATAGCCAATCCTTGGATTTTTTCATCTTCCTCATTTTTTGCCGTAAGCATAATAATAGGTATATCTGAAGTAGTTCTAATTTTACTGCATACCTCTTCTCCCGAAGTCTTTGGCAACATTAAATCTAAAACAACTAGATGTATAATCTCTTCCTCAAAAATTTCTAAAGCCCTTTCTCCATTTGTAGCAACAAGAACCTCATACCCTTCCTTTTTTAAATAGGCCTTTACTACATCTAAAATTTTTTGTTCATCCTCAACCACCAATATTCGTTTTTTATCCATTATTAAACACCTCTTTAAACACACTTCCTCTTATTTATATTTTGTCATAAGTAATTATTATTATAAATAAGCTTCTTCTACATAGCTATAATTTCCTATAGATTATAAAAACATAGCTAGAGAATAATTCTCTAGCTATTTCCCTCTTATGACTTTTTTCTTTTGAATATATTCATCTTCACTAATTTCACCATTTACAAACTTTAAATCTAATGTTTGTAGGGCATCATTTCTGTTATAACTATTATTTCTCATAATTTTAGCAGTCCATATACAAAGGCCTACAACCACTGCTATACCTAGCCCCATGCGTATAATCATCCATGGCCACCATGCTCCATAACCAAATCCAAATCCACACATATCCATAAACCTCCTAACTTCTTAATATATCTTTCTTACGCTTATATTCTTCTTCTGTTAGTTCACCACTTATAAACTTTTCATCTAAAATTTCTAAAGGACTTCTTTTACCAGAACCATATATTGACTTATGGTTATCTTTAGAAAAATGTATAATTAGAAAAATTATGATTGGTATCCATAATAACATCATAAATTTATCCCTCACTTTTCTTCTTTTAATGTAATTATAGTAAAGAAATGTGTAGGAATTATGTAGATAATAAAATTTTGTTATAAATAATAGGTTTATGAATATGATTGTGAATAATAACACTAACTATTTCATATTGTATTTTTCCATCCTATATATAAGGGTATGCCTTGTAATACCTAATAATTGTGCTGCCTTTGTCTGATTATAATTCATTTTATCTAATGCCTGTTGTATTAACCCTTTCTCTACCTCTTCTAGATTAATACCCTCTTTCGGCAATATAAATTCACAAGTCTCTTTATTTTGTAATAGTATTTCCCTTGGCAAATCATCTCTATAAATTGTATTTCCTTGAGATAATATGACAAGTCTTTCAATAACATTTTCAAGCTCTCTAATATTTCCCTTCCAGTTATAATTAACCAACATTTCTAAGGCATCATCACTTATGTTTATTTTATCTCTTCTCATTTCTTTACAATATCTTTGTATAAAATAATCTATTAATTGAGGAATATCTTCTTTTCTTTCCCTTAAAGCTGGCAGTTCTATAGGTATAACATTTAATCTATAGTACAAGTCTTCTCTAAAGTCTCCTTCTTCTACCATTTTCTTCAAATCCCTATTGGTTGCAGAAACAACTCTAACATCCACTTTAATTAATTCAGTTCCCCCTACACGCTCTATTTCTTTTTCTTGAAGAATCCTTAAAAGTTTTACTTGTGTAGCAGGGCTTAATTCACCTACCTCATCAAGAAATATGGTTCCAGCATCTGCCCTTTCAAACCTTCCTGGTTTTCTATTTGTGGCCCCTGTAAAAGCTCCCTTTTCATGTCCAAACAATTCACTTTCTAATAAGCTTTCGGGAATTGCTCCACAATTTACTTTTATATATGGTTTATTTTTTCTCTCACTATTATAATGTATAGCATTTGCAATCAATTCTTTTCCCGTTCCACTTTCACCAGTTATTAAAATCGTTGCAGGACTTTTAGCAACACGATTTACAATTGCTAGTACTTCCTTCATTTTATCACTATTTCCTATGATTAATTTTCCAGTCTTATCCTTTAATTCTTCTGTTAGAAATTCTATCTGTTCTTTCATATGACCAATATCTAATGCTTTTCTTATTTGTAGTTTCAACTCTTCCACATCAAAGGGTTTTGATATATAGTCTAGGGCTCCTATTTTCATTGCCTCTATTGCAGATTCCATTGTTCCATGGGCTGTAATCATTATTACAGGTACATTAGTATTAAATTCCTTTATCTCTTTCAGTGCTTCCATTCCGTCCTTTTTAGGCATTCTTAAATCTAATAATACAAGATCAGGTTCATTTGTTTTCACTTTTTCTATTGCCTCTACTCCATTAGATGCAGTAATAATTTTGTATTCTTCATTCTTTAAGGCTTTTTTCATTGCCCATATCATGTTCTTTTCATCATCTGCAATTAATATCTTCTTATGCATGTTTCTCTCCTCCTTCAATAGTAATAGGAAGAAATACATCTATTTTTGTTCCTTTACCTACTACACTATCTACTGCAATATATCCCTTGTGTTCTTCTATAATCCTATGGGTTATGGACAAACCAAGGCCCGTTCCAATGTCTTTTGTTGTATAAAAGGGTTCAAATATTTTTTCAATTTTTTCTTTAGATATACCTATTCCACTGTCTTCAAAGGAAATTTTCAACCAATCCTTTTCTTTTAATAAATCAATATGAATATTCCCACCATCTGGCATAGCTTGTACAGCATTAAAAATTATATTTACAAAAGCCTGCTTTAATGCCTCCGCATCCACAAATAAGTTTACATCATCTCTAGATTTATAATTTATTTTCACACTATGCTTTTGTGCATATTGTTGGGTAATCAAAAGGATATTCTCAAGTAACCTATCTATACTCTGAATCTTTCTCTCATGTATATTAGGTTTTGCAAAATCCAACATACTTTTAATCACCGTATTTGCCCTGTCCACTTCATGAATTATAATCTCAAGACCTTCTTCTAACTCTTCATCCTCCGTATCCTCATGTATGGTTTGTGATATGGTCTTTATTATTCCTAAAGGATTTCGTATCTCATGGGCAATGCCAGATGCAAGTTCACCTAAGGCTGATAACTTTTCAGCTCTCCTCACTTGTCTTTCTAGATTTCTTATTTCAGATATATCTTCAAGTACAATAACAACGCCTTCTACTTTATCTGTAATGCTTCGTAATGGATATGCAAATAATTTTACATAAATATGCTTTCCTTCTATAGAGTGACATTCTGTTTCCATATTCAAGTCTTTTTTCTTATCATTCAATACATTTATTAATATTCTCTCCACTTTATCATACTCTACAAATAGAGACCTTAAGTCTTTTCCCAAGTATCTTTCATTTAGATTAAATAGTTTTTTCCCTTCTTTGTTAATGGATTGTATTTTAAAATCCTTATCTACAGCTATAAAAATATTTGTTATACTATCTAATATATTTTGAGTATAATTTTCAAGATCAGTTAATTTTTTAATTTGTACTTCTAACATTTTTTTCTTATTAAAATCAGATTTAACTAAAAATCCTGTAATTGCACCTATAACTATAAACATCATAATTTCGAAAATTTGATTCAAGACCTCTATATTAATTTTTCCGAAATATATCATTAAATGGGGAGCATATAGTATAGAAATGAAAATTGAAGCCAATAGGCCCCCCTTTAATCTAAATTTAAAAGCAGCAACAATGATAGGAATATAATACAACCTTCTATAAAAATCATGTATATCCCATTTTGTATCTGTAGTAAAATAATGAAGTAGTGTAATAGTTATAATAGTCATACTTATAAATAATATATCCTGAATCTTTTCTTCATTTCTCATGATTTATCTCTCTTTCATATTTATAATTATCTTAGTGATTATAAAATCCCATGAAATTTATTTCATGGGATTTTAGTTTTATACTTTAAAAAATTCAATCATCCTATTTAAGGCTTCTGTCATTTCATATAATTGTTCTGATGTTACTCCTATTTCTTCTGTTATTGCAACTTGTTCCTGCATATTTCCATTCATATTTTCCGTAGATAAAGCCACCTCCTGAGCAATATCCACTACTTTTCTTGTTGTTTTTGTCATTATTCCAGTTGCATTAGCCTGTTTTGAAGATTCCTTAGATATTTCTTCTATTTTTTCAACTAAATTCTCTATTCTCTCCATAATGATTTTAATATTACCAGCTGTATCTTTTGCTACTAATGTGGCTTTTGAAGCTTTATCTTCTGTTACTAATATATTATTTACTACCCTATGAGTTTTATTCTGTACTTCCGAAATCATTTTGTCTATGCTTTTGGCAGCTTGAGCACTTTCCTCTGCAAGGTTTCTAACTTCTTCAGCTACAATAGTAAATCCCCTTCCATGTTCTCCTGCTTTTGCAGCCTCAATATTTGCATTTAAAGCCAGCATATTTGTCTGACTTGCAATGTTTTTTATCAGTTCTGTGATTTCTCCAATTTTTTTAGATAAATCATTAAGTTCCTCTATAGCATCTTTTACTTCTTTTGTTGTTTTTTCAACATCAGAAATTGTAACTGCCACAATGTCTACAGATTCTCTCCCCTTCTCAGCTGAGTTTTTTAAAATAATAGAATCCTCCATTGCCAAATTAGTAAAATCTAATATTTCAGTGGCACTATGAGCAACCTCATTAATATTTGTATCAATGTTTTCCACAGATATTAATACTTCTTGAGTACTATGGGAAATGTCACTGATCTTATGACCTATTTCATTAGTCCCCTTATTAGATTCATCTAGGGCACACGTTAGCTGCTCACTCCCCTGTTCCACGCTACTAGATATAAATTTAATTTGAGATACTATATTTTTTAATTTTTCTCCAGTATTGTTTAGTGCTCCTATTAATATACCAATTTCATCCTTTGATTTAGACTGAATTTTATTTGTTAGATCTCCTTCTGAAACACCTTTTGCAAATTCAACAGCATTATGTAATGGTTTTACTATAGATAATGAAATTGTTTTAGCCAATAGTATGCCTATAATTATTGCTACAATAATAGAGATTACTACTAGTTTAAATGCTTTATGATAGCTCTCCATGCTCTTATCATAATGATGTTTCCCCTCTTCTAATTTATGCTGTACAATTTTATCTACAAGCTTTTCAATATCATTAGATATTTTCATGCTTTCCTTTCCTAAAGCTAATGCCTCTTCTTCATTTCCCTCTATATTTTTATTGATTGCATTTATTTGTATATTCTTTAACATATTCACTTTATCTATGAGAACATCAATTCCATCTTCTGTTCCATGATCTGATATTTTCTTAAATTGATTTAGATTTTCAATAATCCCTTGTGAATACATTTCTTCTAAATGCATGAAATGTTCTTTCTTTTCCTCAACACTAGAAGATATTAGTATATTTTTTTCAGTTCTTTGAACTAAACCTATATAATATTGAGCTTCTTTTATGAAGTTTACACCATTGACTTGATCATAATACATGGACTCCATATTTTTGTTAACCTTATTTAGCTCATTTAATCCCATAGCCCCTAATATGGCTGTCAATAATATCATTATTGCGAATGCTAAAAATAATTTATTTCTTATCTTCATAAAACCAAATCCCCCCCATAATTCCCCTGAATAGAATTTTTTACATACATCCCATTATAAAAATAGATTATGAAGAAATTATGAAGATTTCACCAATTCACTCAACATAATTACCATAGGTATTTTTCCTCAAGCTTCCTAAGTTTTATAACTTATCATGTATTAGATTTCTATTTTAAATAATAACCCTTTAACCTCTAATCCTTTTTTAATATAGTTAAAGATAATGTAAACATTATAATTTGTATTGCTAAAAACCAACTCCCTATTTTTGAGGTTATATCAATAAAAAACTCTAAAGGTAACATATTGATTAATACGTCTGTGCGAGGGTCTAAAAGCCATAGGTCATTATTAAAAAAAACTTCATGAAAATAAGTGAAATATTTATAAAAATCTATTTTAATGAGTATAATCAGTGAAACTGTGACTATCAATGCTAAAAGACTAGAATAAAATATGCTTTTATACATATCCTTTTGAGTAACACTTAACATAGAGAGAGCCAATATAACCATTGATAGACTAAAATTTCTCACTGAAAATCCCTTTTGAAATAATTTTTTAACATCAACCATATGTTGTTTTTCT
It encodes the following:
- a CDS encoding methyl-accepting chemotaxis protein, producing MKIRNKLFLAFAIMILLTAILGAMGLNELNKVNKNMESMYYDQVNGVNFIKEAQYYIGLVQRTEKNILISSSVEEKKEHFMHLEEMYSQGIIENLNQFKKISDHGTEDGIDVLIDKVNMLKNIQINAINKNIEGNEEEALALGKESMKISNDIEKLVDKIVQHKLEEGKHHYDKSMESYHKAFKLVVISIIVAIIIGILLAKTISLSIVKPLHNAVEFAKGVSEGDLTNKIQSKSKDEIGILIGALNNTGEKLKNIVSQIKFISSSVEQGSEQLTCALDESNKGTNEIGHKISDISHSTQEVLISVENIDTNINEVAHSATEILDFTNLAMEDSIILKNSAEKGRESVDIVAVTISDVEKTTKEVKDAIEELNDLSKKIGEITELIKNIASQTNMLALNANIEAAKAGEHGRGFTIVAEEVRNLAEESAQAAKSIDKMISEVQNKTHRVVNNILVTEDKASKATLVAKDTAGNIKIIMERIENLVEKIEEISKESSKQANATGIMTKTTRKVVDIAQEVALSTENMNGNMQEQVAITEEIGVTSEQLYEMTEALNRMIEFFKV
- a CDS encoding sigma-54-dependent transcriptional regulator encodes the protein MHKKILIADDEKNMIWAMKKALKNEEYKIITASNGVEAIEKVKTNEPDLVLLDLRMPKKDGMEALKEIKEFNTNVPVIMITAHGTMESAIEAMKIGALDYISKPFDVEELKLQIRKALDIGHMKEQIEFLTEELKDKTGKLIIGNSDKMKEVLAIVNRVAKSPATILITGESGTGKELIANAIHYNSERKNKPYIKVNCGAIPESLLESELFGHEKGAFTGATNRKPGRFERADAGTIFLDEVGELSPATQVKLLRILQEKEIERVGGTELIKVDVRVVSATNRDLKKMVEEGDFREDLYYRLNVIPIELPALRERKEDIPQLIDYFIQRYCKEMRRDKINISDDALEMLVNYNWKGNIRELENVIERLVILSQGNTIYRDDLPREILLQNKETCEFILPKEGINLEEVEKGLIQQALDKMNYNQTKAAQLLGITRHTLIYRMEKYNMK
- a CDS encoding TIGR01906 family membrane protein codes for the protein MKRNKHNATLIWSMLIIICLPIVILLTVVQINAFNEEFYMTEYKKYNISSVTGMEFQDLNRVTTKLINYINDDEDNLKIYAKIQGEKREVFGQREKQHMVDVKKLFQKGFSVRNFSLSMVILALSMLSVTQKDMYKSIFYSSLLALIVTVSLIILIKIDFYKYFTYFHEVFFNNDLWLLDPRTDVLINMLPLEFFIDITSKIGSWFLAIQIIMFTLSLTILKKD
- a CDS encoding ATP-binding protein; protein product: MRNEEKIQDILFISMTIITITLLHYFTTDTKWDIHDFYRRLYYIPIIVAAFKFRLKGGLLASIFISILYAPHLMIYFGKINIEVLNQIFEIMMFIVIGAITGFLVKSDFNKKKMLEVQIKKLTDLENYTQNILDSITNIFIAVDKDFKIQSINKEGKKLFNLNERYLGKDLRSLFVEYDKVERILINVLNDKKKDLNMETECHSIEGKHIYVKLFAYPLRSITDKVEGVVIVLEDISEIRNLERQVRRAEKLSALGELASGIAHEIRNPLGIIKTISQTIHEDTEDEELEEGLEIIIHEVDRANTVIKSMLDFAKPNIHERKIQSIDRLLENILLITQQYAQKHSVKINYKSRDDVNLFVDAEALKQAFVNIIFNAVQAMPDGGNIHIDLLKEKDWLKISFEDSGIGISKEKIEKIFEPFYTTKDIGTGLGLSITHRIIEEHKGYIAVDSVVGKGTKIDVFLPITIEGGEKHA
- a CDS encoding sensor histidine kinase — translated: MKTSLGKRFALSFLLTVSISILITSIISNYMIDKKFDKYLLEEHEKKIDKVKSLVEELYNPKNPFKKIHDSQIQRYAVLEDLYIQINDTYGNVVFSSGQSHLVHKKMMGSMMKHMMNRQSNSTLTSYKEESFPIMKNGENIGTIIIGYFGTSNLNERDIGFKNTLNQSFLISVIITFIFGFIISLIMSKELTRPLGKITRIANEMRNGNLKIRSEVNSNAREIDELSKSINYLAQTLQDQEKLRKRLTSDMAHEIRTPLTTLQTHVEALMDGIWEPTPERLQSCHEEILRLKKLVNHLQDLARLEQGNLNLNKTHFSLSNTLEKVIDTFKPQYAKKNLKIIMNILPKVEVFMDEDKIKQILFNILSNSYKYSNDDGVIEIGLKKDEKEIIIWIKDEGIGISNEHLPYIFERFYRGEASRSRETGGAGIGLTITKTLVEAHGGKIEVESEIGKGTTFIIKF
- a CDS encoding SHOCT domain-containing protein, coding for MCGFGFGYGAWWPWMIIRMGLGIAVVVGLCIWTAKIMRNNSYNRNDALQTLDLKFVNGEISEDEYIQKKKVIRGK
- a CDS encoding SHOCT domain-containing protein encodes the protein MMLLWIPIIIFLIIHFSKDNHKSIYGSGKRSPLEILDEKFISGELTEEEYKRKKDILRS
- a CDS encoding response regulator transcription factor, translating into MDKKRILVVEDEQKILDVVKAYLKKEGYEVLVATNGERALEIFEEEIIHLVVLDLMLPKTSGEEVCSKIRTTSDIPIIMLTAKNEEDEKIQGLAIGADDYLTKPFSPRELVGRVRALMRRAYRENSPLADYLTFNDGDLEVNIKRFEVKKKGKLVNLTPNEFKLLNVFLSNPGQVFTRDQLLRKAFGLEYDGFDRIIDTHIKNIRHKIEDNKKKPTYIQTVYGVGYKFGDKK